A single window of Candidatus Flexicrinis affinis DNA harbors:
- the asnS gene encoding asparagine--tRNA ligase yields MAPVIAIRDIAEHVGQDVTVRGWVYNKTGKGKLAFVLLRDGTGILNCVAFKPNLDEHEFDRADKATQESSVVVTGTVRKDERAKGIPGGYELDIKTFEVLQVTQDYPIGPKEHGTEFLMDNRHLWLRSSRQWAILRIRATIVATLRNWLDNNGYLLVDTPIITPAAGEETTTLFELDYFGEPAYLAQTGQLYNEANMMAFGKVYCFGPTFRAEKSKTRRHLIEFWMLEPEMAFYSLEDLMDTEEQMITAVVQRVLELHRPELELLERDVAKLESIVSPFPRISYDEAVERLTTLREQTDDPELKELLKIEWGEDFGSPHETALTEMFDRPVFVYHYPSAVKAFYMQPVEGRPEVCRSVDLLAPEGYGEITGGSERIWDAELIDQRVSTIGISRDAYAWYLDLRRFGSVPHAGFGLGLERTVAWICGLQHVRETIPYARMLNRKYP; encoded by the coding sequence GTGGCGCCTGTAATCGCGATTCGTGACATTGCCGAGCACGTCGGGCAGGACGTGACCGTGCGTGGCTGGGTGTACAACAAGACCGGCAAGGGCAAGCTCGCGTTTGTGCTGCTGCGAGACGGCACCGGCATCCTCAACTGCGTTGCGTTCAAGCCGAACCTCGATGAGCACGAGTTCGACCGCGCCGACAAAGCAACGCAAGAGTCGTCGGTCGTCGTGACCGGCACGGTCCGCAAGGACGAGCGCGCCAAGGGTATCCCCGGCGGGTACGAACTGGACATCAAGACGTTCGAGGTGCTGCAGGTCACTCAGGACTATCCGATCGGCCCGAAGGAACACGGAACGGAATTCCTGATGGATAACCGGCACCTGTGGCTGCGCTCCTCGCGCCAGTGGGCGATCCTGCGCATTCGTGCCACAATCGTGGCGACGCTGCGTAACTGGCTCGACAACAACGGCTACCTGCTCGTGGATACACCGATCATCACACCCGCCGCCGGCGAGGAGACGACGACTCTTTTCGAGCTTGACTACTTCGGCGAACCGGCATATCTGGCTCAGACCGGCCAGCTGTATAACGAAGCCAACATGATGGCGTTCGGCAAGGTGTATTGCTTCGGTCCGACATTCCGAGCGGAGAAGTCAAAGACCCGTCGCCACTTAATCGAGTTCTGGATGCTCGAGCCGGAAATGGCGTTCTACTCGCTCGAGGACTTGATGGACACCGAGGAGCAGATGATCACGGCGGTCGTCCAGCGGGTGCTCGAACTCCACCGTCCCGAACTTGAGCTGCTCGAGCGCGACGTGGCGAAACTGGAGTCGATCGTGTCGCCGTTCCCGCGCATAAGCTACGACGAAGCCGTCGAGCGCCTGACGACTCTGCGCGAACAGACCGACGATCCTGAACTCAAGGAACTGCTCAAGATCGAGTGGGGAGAAGACTTCGGCAGCCCGCACGAGACGGCGCTGACCGAGATGTTCGACCGGCCTGTGTTCGTCTATCACTACCCGAGCGCCGTCAAGGCGTTCTATATGCAGCCGGTCGAGGGACGCCCCGAAGTGTGCCGCAGTGTCGATCTGCTGGCGCCGGAGGGGTATGGAGAGATCACCGGGGGCAGCGAGCGCATTTGGGACGCGGAGTTGATCGACCAGCGTGTGTCGACCATCGGCATCAGCCGCGATGCATACGCTTGGTACCTCGACCTGCGCCGCTTCGGCAGCGTACCGCACGCGGGGTTCGGCCTCGGTCTTGAGCGCACTGTCGCCTGGATTTGCGGGCTGCAGCACGTCCGCGAGACCATTCCTTATGCGCGCATGCTGAATCGCAAGTACCCGTAA
- a CDS encoding serine hydrolase — MKTCIRWAVLLGVVAMLSLALPATAQDDTYFPGAEWRTSTPEEQGMDSAKLLEALQYIEDEALPIDSLTVIRNGYVVLDAYYYPYTADMKHHFASATRGFTATLLGIAMDQGLITSLDQPIRELLPNAALPLELNPAVGVTVGELLAWSSGFYCDWLNIEPDALASDYPAVARFELIAAQGRRNLENGQVFDNGCTFDSDLLMGVLSDVTVDAVPQFAENQLFASIGIQDYTWMADKRDVPFGAAGLWLTPYDMAKLGYLYLHRGQWEDNDVVSESWIDFVTCVDPESCLFEQPMGAANVSYPIHVGFGHHWFLVDFGTYVSWDLTGQMLLVNPDRDIVGVITSPGIDWDPAQQKIAYGVFLDRILGSVASDEALPVDDEAYGALSAEVAILANPVPGAPAPLPEIASAISGHMYDFKRPLHAHFWLAERDLYSGQPLDIASFSITFDEEDTAVLTLTYADGSEMSIPIGLDGVWRTVETEFGMKAARGAWYEGPVSFRFELRTVGNDDRQLFNMRFDGERAFVGWVHAATLTTQQVQASMRE; from the coding sequence ATGAAAACGTGTATCCGCTGGGCAGTTCTATTGGGTGTGGTGGCGATGCTGTCACTGGCACTGCCAGCCACCGCACAAGACGACACGTATTTCCCGGGTGCGGAGTGGCGCACTTCCACCCCCGAAGAACAAGGCATGGACTCGGCCAAACTGCTCGAGGCCCTGCAATACATCGAAGACGAAGCGCTGCCGATCGACAGCCTCACCGTCATCCGCAACGGCTATGTGGTGCTCGACGCCTACTACTATCCGTACACCGCGGACATGAAGCATCATTTCGCAAGTGCTACAAGAGGATTCACTGCCACACTACTTGGCATCGCGATGGACCAAGGTCTGATCACGAGTCTCGATCAGCCGATACGCGAGCTGCTCCCCAACGCTGCTCTTCCTTTGGAGCTGAATCCGGCAGTAGGTGTGACGGTTGGCGAGTTGCTGGCGTGGAGTAGTGGATTCTACTGCGATTGGCTGAACATCGAGCCCGATGCGCTAGCGTCGGACTATCCAGCGGTGGCAAGGTTTGAACTGATCGCTGCTCAGGGCCGCCGGAATCTGGAGAACGGACAGGTCTTTGACAACGGCTGCACCTTCGATTCCGACCTGCTGATGGGCGTGCTATCGGACGTTACTGTTGATGCAGTCCCGCAGTTCGCAGAGAACCAGCTGTTTGCCTCAATCGGAATTCAAGATTACACATGGATGGCTGACAAACGGGATGTCCCATTCGGCGCCGCAGGACTCTGGCTCACGCCGTACGACATGGCTAAGCTGGGCTACCTGTATCTCCACCGCGGACAGTGGGAGGACAATGATGTCGTCTCAGAATCGTGGATCGATTTTGTCACATGCGTCGATCCTGAAAGCTGTCTTTTTGAGCAGCCAATGGGAGCGGCCAATGTATCCTACCCCATCCATGTGGGGTTCGGTCACCATTGGTTCTTGGTCGACTTTGGCACATACGTGTCGTGGGATCTAACGGGTCAGATGCTCTTGGTAAATCCAGACAGGGATATCGTCGGGGTTATCACCAGCCCCGGAATTGATTGGGATCCCGCACAGCAGAAGATTGCATACGGCGTGTTTCTAGACCGCATCCTCGGTTCAGTTGCATCGGATGAGGCGCTGCCGGTCGACGATGAAGCCTATGGCGCGCTCAGCGCCGAAGTGGCTATCTTGGCAAATCCGGTGCCTGGCGCACCAGCCCCCTTGCCCGAAATCGCGAGTGCAATCAGCGGCCACATGTACGACTTCAAGCGCCCGCTGCATGCACACTTCTGGCTAGCCGAGCGCGACTTGTATTCGGGGCAACCGCTCGACATCGCCTCGTTCAGCATCACGTTTGACGAGGAGGACACAGCGGTTCTGACCCTCACCTACGCGGACGGCTCGGAGATGTCTATACCTATCGGACTCGATGGCGTGTGGAGAACAGTTGAGACCGAGTTTGGTATGAAGGCTGCACGGGGCGCCTGGTATGAGGGGCCTGTTAGCTTCCGATTTGAACTGAGGACTGTTGGCAACGATGATCGACAGCTCTTCAACATGCGTTTCGACGGCGAGCGCGCATTCGTTGGCTGGGTACACGCTGCAACGCTAACGACGCAACAGGTTCAGGCGTCGATGCGTGAATGA
- a CDS encoding winged helix-turn-helix transcriptional regulator yields MFRTDFVLAPRTVPVRVAVYPARTLINSMLLMNMADLRSGLSDWIAATAASFSPEIARDNHVAGILADMIPLSDEPLEFPDLIERMRHHDFADAVAQYIDETAEHMGVSVDELMANRATFVKHIVEHMAAKGEELDPEHVGAAFDMLQAPERCGAFLADHLQRMWDLYLADEWKRSRPVLYETVALFDQLDLTDLTPLEAIQAVTGRDMTNFLHNEEQINEIIFVPSLHTGPYVSHSGPDQAGRTYLIFGARVPEGIANVSTELSLRDLLTQLAALADDTRLHILSLLTQHNELCSQDFQHMLNLSQSAASRHLRQLVAAGYLNERRRDLNKCFSLNSRRVQETSATLRILLGRK; encoded by the coding sequence ATGTTTCGCACCGATTTTGTCCTTGCTCCCCGCACCGTGCCCGTGCGCGTCGCCGTCTACCCCGCACGCACGCTCATCAACTCCATGCTGCTGATGAATATGGCGGACTTGCGCTCAGGCCTAAGCGATTGGATCGCCGCCACCGCGGCGAGCTTCAGCCCAGAGATCGCCCGTGACAACCATGTCGCCGGTATCCTTGCGGACATGATCCCTCTCAGCGACGAGCCGCTGGAATTCCCCGATCTGATCGAGCGTATGCGGCACCACGATTTCGCCGACGCGGTCGCCCAGTACATCGACGAGACTGCCGAGCACATGGGTGTCAGTGTCGACGAGCTGATGGCCAACCGTGCCACCTTCGTCAAGCATATTGTCGAACACATGGCGGCGAAGGGCGAGGAACTTGACCCCGAGCACGTGGGTGCGGCGTTCGACATGCTGCAAGCGCCGGAGCGGTGCGGGGCGTTTCTCGCCGATCATTTGCAGCGCATGTGGGATCTATACCTCGCCGACGAGTGGAAACGCTCGCGCCCGGTCTTGTATGAGACGGTCGCCCTATTCGACCAGCTCGACTTGACCGACCTAACCCCGCTGGAGGCTATTCAAGCCGTCACCGGGCGCGACATGACGAATTTCCTGCACAACGAAGAACAGATCAACGAGATCATCTTTGTGCCGTCGCTGCATACCGGTCCGTACGTCTCGCATTCGGGACCGGACCAAGCGGGCCGAACCTACCTCATCTTCGGCGCGCGCGTACCGGAAGGGATTGCCAACGTGTCCACCGAGCTCAGCTTGCGCGACCTCTTGACCCAGCTCGCGGCACTCGCAGACGACACGCGGCTTCACATCCTGTCCTTGCTGACGCAGCACAACGAGTTGTGCTCGCAGGACTTCCAGCACATGCTCAACCTCAGCCAGTCGGCCGCGTCGCGCCACTTGCGCCAGTTGGTTGCCGCAGGCTACTTGAACGAGCGCCGGCGTGACCTTAACAAGTGCTTTAGCCTGAACAGCCGGCGCGTGCAGGAGACATCCGCGACTTTGCGCATTTTGCTCGGCAGAAAGTAG
- a CDS encoding serine hydrolase: MDSALLLDALQFIDDAELPLDSLTVVRHGHIVLDVYYYPYTPDRPHQLWSATKSVTATLVGIAIDRGLIDSVDQPIIELFPQFAPDEVNLAARSATVADFLAMSSGISCSSTFRNECAAMDSGDATAFVADLLFAESRPTYPPYRRFEYCDLNSCLLLGAIQNSIDKPLWQFADEVLFEPLEITNYTWWTDDVGMPLGSFGLHLTPHDMAHIGALYLNGGVWNGQRLVSQAWVDFVRCADPSRCPFYDAENRTGYGYHWWLFKPSLYAAVGLGGQFIAVAPAIDMVVVVTSYGSTSEQVYESIPYELIEGRILAAAVSDTELPADDAVHASLRAAVERAAMPSAAPRAPLPDIAFDVSGMSFHLLRPIHTSFWPAKHTVSVARPCALVGYGLSFMSTNEGAVTFEYEDESAMTLRAGLDGVWRVTPTDYGEWAARGSWDVDEAAFHLSTQLVGGAERHEFVFHFADDRPILRWIQPEALHLGATDVMRAVPREP; this comes from the coding sequence ATGGACTCGGCCCTGCTCCTGGACGCGCTCCAGTTCATCGACGATGCCGAGCTTCCGCTCGATAGCCTTACGGTAGTCCGTCACGGACACATCGTGCTCGATGTCTACTATTACCCCTACACGCCCGACCGACCGCATCAACTGTGGTCGGCAACAAAGAGCGTGACTGCTACGCTCGTCGGGATCGCAATCGACCGTGGGTTGATTGACTCGGTCGACCAGCCGATCATCGAGCTGTTTCCACAGTTCGCGCCGGATGAAGTCAACCTCGCTGCGCGGTCCGCCACGGTCGCCGACTTCCTCGCGATGAGCAGCGGGATCTCGTGCAGTTCGACATTCCGGAACGAGTGTGCTGCGATGGACTCCGGCGATGCCACTGCGTTTGTCGCCGACCTGCTGTTCGCCGAGAGCCGGCCGACCTATCCGCCCTATCGACGGTTCGAGTACTGCGACCTCAACTCGTGCCTTTTGCTCGGCGCGATTCAGAACTCAATCGACAAGCCGCTGTGGCAGTTCGCCGACGAGGTTCTATTTGAACCGCTGGAGATCACGAACTACACGTGGTGGACGGATGACGTCGGCATGCCGCTTGGGTCGTTCGGGCTTCATCTCACTCCTCACGATATGGCACACATTGGCGCTTTGTATCTCAATGGCGGCGTGTGGAACGGCCAGCGACTCGTGTCGCAAGCCTGGGTCGACTTCGTACGGTGTGCCGATCCGAGCAGGTGTCCTTTCTACGATGCAGAGAACCGTACCGGGTACGGCTATCACTGGTGGCTGTTCAAACCCTCTCTATATGCAGCGGTTGGACTGGGTGGGCAGTTCATCGCCGTTGCGCCCGCAATCGATATGGTAGTTGTCGTCACCAGCTACGGGAGTACGTCAGAACAGGTCTACGAGTCGATTCCGTACGAACTCATCGAGGGCAGAATCCTAGCAGCCGCAGTGTCAGACACGGAACTACCGGCAGACGATGCCGTGCACGCATCCCTGCGCGCCGCGGTTGAGCGGGCAGCGATGCCGTCAGCAGCACCGCGCGCGCCGCTGCCGGACATCGCGTTCGATGTCAGTGGCATGTCGTTTCATCTGCTGAGACCGATACACACCAGCTTCTGGCCCGCCAAACACACAGTTAGCGTCGCACGTCCGTGCGCGCTGGTCGGCTACGGCCTTTCGTTCATGAGCACCAACGAAGGCGCCGTTACGTTCGAGTACGAGGACGAAAGTGCGATGACGCTGCGGGCTGGGCTTGACGGCGTCTGGCGCGTTACACCGACCGACTATGGCGAGTGGGCCGCACGCGGATCATGGGATGTAGACGAGGCAGCGTTCCACCTCTCAACACAGCTCGTCGGGGGAGCGGAGCGCCACGAGTTTGTCTTCCACTTCGCGGACGACCGGCCAATTCTTCGCTGGATCCAGCCCGAAGCGCTGCACTTGGGAGCGACAGACGTGATGCGTGCCGTTCCGCGCGAGCCTTAA
- the trmD gene encoding tRNA (guanosine(37)-N1)-methyltransferase TrmD: MRIDVLTLFPEMFDGPMNSSMMWKARDRGLLSFEAHDIRNWSTDRHRTVDDTPYGGGGGMVLRVDVLDRAVSAVLGEDKPPVIYLSPQGRLLSHEVARELAQHDRLVFLCGHYEGIDERAHDLFITDEISIGDYVLTGGELAAMVVIDAVMRHVPGLLGAEGAHERDSHADGLLEGPQYTRPAEYNGLAVPAVLQQGNHADVAIWRRRQQLRRTWDNRPDLLLKAPLSEADRYYLGTLADEDARTILTSRT, encoded by the coding sequence ATGCGCATTGACGTCCTGACTCTGTTCCCGGAAATGTTCGACGGGCCGATGAACAGCAGCATGATGTGGAAGGCCCGCGACCGCGGCTTGTTGTCCTTCGAAGCCCACGACATCCGCAACTGGTCGACCGACCGCCACCGCACCGTTGACGATACACCCTACGGCGGCGGTGGCGGGATGGTGCTGCGCGTCGACGTGCTCGATCGCGCGGTGTCTGCCGTCTTGGGTGAGGACAAGCCGCCTGTGATTTACTTGTCACCGCAGGGCCGGCTCCTCTCGCATGAGGTCGCGCGCGAGCTGGCTCAGCACGATCGGCTCGTGTTCCTATGCGGCCACTACGAGGGAATTGACGAGCGTGCCCACGACCTGTTTATCACCGACGAGATCAGCATCGGCGACTATGTACTGACTGGCGGCGAGCTTGCGGCAATGGTCGTCATCGACGCAGTGATGCGCCATGTGCCGGGTCTGCTTGGGGCTGAAGGCGCCCATGAACGCGACAGTCACGCGGACGGCCTGCTCGAAGGCCCGCAGTACACCCGGCCAGCCGAGTACAATGGACTGGCCGTTCCAGCCGTTCTTCAGCAAGGAAATCACGCTGACGTCGCGATCTGGCGGCGACGGCAGCAGCTTCGCCGCACGTGGGACAACCGCCCCGACTTGCTGCTCAAGGCGCCTCTCAGCGAAGCCGACCGCTACTACCTCGGCACGCTGGCCGACGAAGACGCGCGGACGATCCTCACTTCACGAACGTAG